A single region of the Solirubrobacterales bacterium genome encodes:
- a CDS encoding site-specific integrase: MAERALREFREQSERDASGEARQPTNLTVASVAELHIAQLGAGEGDVKPNTIRDYRSYLRVHLAPFFAEVKIEDVSIADVERFIVVQREKGLASSTVSNHVNFLHGVFAYAMRHEIIQRNPVALARKPRVRSARRDFAFLTIEEVEMVIGAYPVDHLTRTDRTIVVSAAMTGLRQGELIALRWSDIDLDGAQVFVRASISRGITGTPKSSTSVRVVPLAQRVIRVLREHRAHSLYAVDSDLVFCHPHTGNPYDPSKMRDRFYEAMRTAGLGRKVGLNGGGITFHSLRHTFGTQMASAGAPLVAIKEWMGHADIQTTMIYAKWAKDRKAESELLARAFSA; encoded by the coding sequence ATGGCCGAACGAGCGCTTCGCGAGTTCAGGGAGCAGTCCGAACGAGACGCGTCGGGTGAGGCTCGTCAGCCCACGAACCTCACCGTTGCCTCAGTTGCGGAGCTTCACATTGCTCAGCTTGGTGCTGGCGAAGGCGACGTGAAGCCGAACACCATCCGCGACTACCGGAGTTACCTGCGTGTCCACCTCGCACCGTTTTTCGCCGAGGTCAAGATTGAGGACGTATCGATTGCGGATGTCGAGCGGTTCATCGTCGTTCAGCGTGAGAAAGGACTGGCGTCATCAACGGTTTCGAACCACGTGAACTTCCTCCATGGGGTGTTTGCATACGCGATGCGGCACGAGATCATCCAGCGCAACCCGGTCGCGCTCGCGAGGAAACCCCGGGTGCGTTCAGCTCGGCGTGACTTTGCGTTCCTGACCATTGAGGAGGTTGAGATGGTGATCGGCGCGTACCCGGTCGATCACCTGACGCGCACTGACAGGACCATCGTCGTGTCTGCGGCGATGACTGGTCTGCGTCAAGGCGAACTGATCGCCCTTCGCTGGAGTGACATCGATCTCGATGGCGCGCAGGTTTTCGTCCGGGCTTCGATCTCGCGCGGGATCACCGGAACACCAAAGTCATCGACATCGGTGCGGGTCGTACCTCTCGCACAGCGCGTGATCAGAGTGCTTCGCGAACATCGAGCACACTCGTTATACGCGGTCGACTCCGATCTCGTGTTCTGTCACCCGCACACCGGCAATCCGTATGACCCGAGCAAGATGCGCGACCGCTTCTATGAGGCGATGCGGACAGCTGGCCTGGGACGCAAGGTCGGGCTCAACGGAGGCGGGATCACATTTCATTCGTTGCGGCACACGTTCGGAACGCAGATGGCGTCGGCAGGCGCGCCTCTCGTCGCGATCAAAGAGTGGATGGGCCACGCGGACATCCAGACAACGATGATTTACGCGAAATGGGCCAAGGACCGGAAGGCAGAATCGGAATTGCTCGCCCGGGCGTTTTCAGCGTGA
- a CDS encoding DNA adenine methylase, translating into MGSTAAISKTLKRPLISPLRYPGGKSLLYTKLRAIIRANELSAGTYVEPYAGGAGAAMGLLVTGEVQRVVLNDLDPNIHAFWKAVVDEPDRFSHKIKTAKLSVTEWTKQKRVYASGDSADQFERGFATFYLNRTNRSGVLNGGPIGGLDQTGNYKIDARFNKDQLQERIRLISLYSSKIEITSKDGKEVIKRHAKRKNTIIYADPPYFEKAGSLYLNTFTDGDHEALALLLNGSSHAKWLLTYDNVSRVSELYSDRRREEFDLNYSAHTARVGKEIMVFSDELTIPEW; encoded by the coding sequence ATGGGGTCCACTGCCGCAATATCCAAGACTCTAAAGAGGCCTCTGATCTCGCCCCTGCGCTATCCAGGGGGTAAGTCGCTGCTGTATACGAAGCTTCGGGCGATCATTCGCGCCAACGAACTTTCTGCGGGAACCTATGTCGAGCCGTACGCTGGTGGAGCGGGAGCGGCGATGGGTCTTCTGGTAACCGGAGAAGTCCAACGCGTCGTGCTCAACGATCTTGATCCAAACATCCACGCCTTCTGGAAGGCGGTGGTTGACGAACCGGATCGCTTTTCCCACAAAATCAAGACCGCGAAGCTCAGCGTCACAGAATGGACAAAACAAAAGCGCGTGTACGCGTCCGGCGATTCCGCGGACCAATTCGAACGCGGTTTCGCAACGTTCTATTTGAATCGCACGAATCGATCCGGTGTTCTGAACGGCGGGCCGATCGGTGGGCTTGACCAAACTGGCAACTACAAGATTGATGCGCGCTTCAACAAGGATCAGCTTCAGGAGCGAATAAGACTCATCTCGCTGTACTCATCGAAGATTGAGATCACGTCCAAGGATGGCAAGGAAGTCATCAAGAGGCACGCCAAGCGGAAGAACACCATCATCTATGCGGACCCTCCCTACTTCGAGAAGGCCGGTTCGCTCTACCTCAACACTTTCACTGACGGTGATCATGAGGCACTGGCACTGCTCTTGAATGGTTCGAGCCATGCAAAGTGGCTGCTTACGTACGACAACGTGTCGCGGGTTTCCGAGCTGTATTCGGACAGGCGGCGAGAAGAATTCGACCTGAACTACTCAGCACATACTGCGCGTGTTGGCAAGGAAATCATGGTGTTTTCCGACGAACTCACCATTCCCGAGTGGTAG
- a CDS encoding site-specific integrase: MRRRGKRQDGSIKWQARWRHPEDPSDRGRRERTFKTKREAERWIASMDTDALRGSYADPRRGEVRFMTVAEEWKGTWGDLAPKTRVGYRSILNRHVLPRLGEKKISAITTADLQSFANDLAEDRKPATVRRVFEVVSNVLRVAMERRYIVSNPNDSVRLPRIGRRSIDVNPLTHPEIRALVAEVPEHYRLAVLLDAYTGLRSGELWALRRRNVDLLRGVVTVENALKEVTREEAEGVRAEERLGGSLIIGDTKTYKERKIKLPAFLASDLEAHLSRSLPGGDGPDAFIFTTPSGTPIRHTVFYSRVFTKAVKRALPNRRLRFHDLRHTCASLLIEAGASILAVKVQMGHDDVQTTINIYGHLFPAEESRNADLLDAAYRDAGEVEQTFGGVSAGRLSEA, from the coding sequence GTGAGGCGACGCGGAAAGCGTCAGGACGGATCGATCAAATGGCAGGCCCGATGGAGGCACCCGGAGGACCCGAGCGATCGTGGCCGGCGCGAGCGCACGTTCAAGACGAAGCGGGAAGCGGAGCGCTGGATCGCGTCGATGGACACGGACGCGCTGCGAGGTTCGTATGCAGATCCGAGGCGTGGCGAGGTCCGATTCATGACGGTCGCGGAGGAGTGGAAAGGGACTTGGGGTGACCTCGCGCCGAAAACGCGCGTGGGGTACCGATCGATTCTGAACCGACACGTTCTCCCGCGCCTCGGTGAAAAGAAGATCAGCGCGATCACGACCGCCGATCTTCAATCGTTCGCAAACGATCTAGCTGAGGATCGAAAGCCAGCGACTGTCCGCCGGGTTTTTGAGGTCGTGAGCAATGTCTTGCGCGTGGCGATGGAGCGCCGGTACATCGTCTCGAACCCAAACGATTCCGTACGCCTCCCGCGCATCGGTCGCCGGTCGATCGACGTCAATCCGCTGACGCACCCGGAGATCAGAGCTCTGGTCGCCGAGGTCCCCGAGCATTACCGCCTTGCGGTCCTCCTGGACGCCTACACCGGGCTCCGCTCGGGAGAGCTTTGGGCCTTGCGCCGTCGCAACGTAGATCTATTGCGTGGGGTGGTCACCGTCGAGAACGCGCTGAAGGAAGTGACGCGCGAGGAGGCCGAAGGGGTCCGGGCCGAGGAGCGGCTCGGCGGTTCGTTAATCATCGGAGATACGAAGACGTACAAGGAGCGCAAGATCAAACTCCCGGCGTTCCTCGCGTCCGACCTTGAGGCGCACCTATCGCGGAGTCTCCCCGGCGGCGACGGTCCGGACGCGTTCATATTCACGACGCCGAGCGGGACGCCGATCCGTCACACGGTCTTCTACAGCCGCGTCTTCACCAAGGCCGTGAAGCGTGCCCTCCCGAATCGCAGGCTCCGATTCCATGACCTCCGTCACACCTGCGCTTCATTGCTTATCGAGGCCGGAGCTTCGATCCTCGCGGTCAAAGTTCAGATGGGCCACGATGACGTTCAGACGACGATCAATATTTACGGCCACCTGTTTCCGGCCGAGGAGTCGCGCAACGCCGACCTACTCGATGCGGCGTACAGAGACGCGGGGGAGGTCGAACAAACGTTTGGGGGTGTCTCCGCGGGTCGTCTTTCAGAGGCGTAA
- a CDS encoding GAF domain-containing protein, which yields MNPSQLADSRLLAFSRKLQSIHTYEELMAAVADEVRDAIGYQSVWLGIFMPEINAFKVLTVQNTTVGDMWDNAAIVPIAADPYVTELMETGEPQIVEDAQVDDRVNKEIVRELGNRTIINIPLKLIDVTTGSLGVGTFGEEGVRMPSEEELRYLHEIANIIVLATARILLAREREDAIHKQAEMERLLADRQRVESLGELAGGVAHDFNNMLSVILASTQVLRAELKEPEQFANLRMIENAAESASYLAKQLLAIGKRQELAAEPTDVVHRVRSIGEMLGRVLGGAIVVEIETEPELPEVFVDRRQLEQVLMNLGLNARDAMPDGGTLTISVAADEIDADYVEDHPWSRPGKYVRITVADDGAGIDDETLPNIFDPFFTTRTNTGGTGLGLSVTRAIVEQHGGLVRASSELGAGTAISVYLPALPVG from the coding sequence GTGAACCCATCTCAGCTCGCTGATAGTCGACTGCTTGCTTTTTCGCGCAAGCTGCAGTCGATCCACACCTATGAAGAGCTGATGGCGGCGGTCGCCGATGAAGTGCGGGACGCGATCGGGTACCAGTCGGTTTGGCTGGGGATCTTCATGCCGGAGATAAACGCCTTCAAAGTCCTTACCGTCCAGAACACGACCGTCGGCGACATGTGGGACAACGCCGCGATTGTTCCGATCGCCGCCGATCCGTACGTGACGGAACTAATGGAGACAGGCGAGCCGCAGATTGTTGAGGACGCCCAAGTCGATGATCGCGTGAACAAGGAGATCGTTCGCGAGCTTGGCAACCGCACGATCATCAACATCCCTTTGAAGCTGATCGACGTCACGACCGGCTCGCTCGGGGTGGGAACGTTTGGCGAGGAAGGCGTGCGGATGCCAAGCGAAGAAGAACTTCGCTACCTGCACGAGATCGCAAACATCATCGTGCTCGCGACCGCTCGAATCCTGCTCGCACGCGAACGAGAGGACGCGATTCACAAGCAGGCCGAAATGGAACGGCTGCTGGCTGACCGTCAGCGCGTCGAGAGCCTCGGCGAGCTTGCAGGTGGCGTCGCGCACGACTTCAACAACATGCTCTCCGTGATCCTCGCCTCCACGCAGGTGCTGCGCGCAGAACTGAAGGAACCCGAGCAGTTCGCGAACTTGCGCATGATTGAAAACGCGGCAGAGAGCGCGAGCTACCTCGCAAAGCAGCTGCTCGCGATCGGAAAGCGCCAGGAGCTTGCGGCCGAGCCAACCGACGTCGTCCACCGCGTCCGCTCGATCGGAGAGATGCTCGGCCGAGTACTTGGCGGCGCCATCGTCGTGGAGATCGAGACCGAACCGGAGCTTCCGGAGGTCTTCGTCGATCGTCGCCAGCTCGAACAGGTCCTGATGAACCTCGGACTCAACGCGCGCGACGCTATGCCAGACGGTGGGACGCTCACCATCAGCGTCGCGGCGGACGAGATCGACGCGGACTACGTGGAGGATCACCCATGGTCGCGGCCCGGTAAGTACGTCCGTATCACCGTCGCCGACGATGGCGCCGGCATCGATGACGAGACGTTGCCAAACATCTTCGATCCCTTCTTCACGACCAGAACCAACACCGGTGGAACCGGTCTCGGACTGTCTGTGACCCGCGCGATCGTCGAGCAACATGGCGGCCTGGTGCGAGCTTCAAGCGAGCTCGGGGCGGGCACAGCGATCAGCGTTTATCTTCCCGCGCTTCCGGTCGGATAG
- a CDS encoding ribonuclease HI: protein MIEQGRGVPNLDDDALSIFTDGSSLGSPRAGGCAFVLVWCDENGDQQTDPVPGGAFAGASNNEMELNACVAALRDIQNKHTGKDLSKFSKVEIYTDSSYVAEHLGHAQNYWPRNGWTNRNGRPIDNVELWKQLTKEIERIWRADRRRVFIKWHKGHNKFNPHNKTADVLAKREAKTDAPKRHLQPVNTARKLSPKSTEVGSVKMEGQVLTIRIIGHEYLKEQRAYKYRYEVMNSDSGYHQNVDFIYSDEQMSRHHWYSVRVNTTTDNPWVEELLDEVDPTATPEISAD from the coding sequence GTGATTGAACAAGGTCGTGGCGTGCCGAACCTCGACGATGACGCTCTGAGCATCTTCACGGATGGATCCTCGCTCGGTAGTCCTCGCGCTGGCGGGTGCGCATTTGTGCTCGTTTGGTGCGACGAGAACGGCGATCAGCAAACCGACCCGGTGCCCGGCGGCGCATTTGCCGGGGCGAGCAACAACGAGATGGAGCTGAACGCGTGTGTTGCCGCCCTCCGCGACATCCAGAACAAGCACACAGGGAAGGACTTGAGCAAGTTCAGCAAGGTCGAGATCTACACCGACTCGAGCTACGTCGCTGAACATCTCGGCCACGCACAGAATTACTGGCCCCGGAACGGTTGGACGAACCGTAACGGTCGGCCCATCGACAACGTGGAACTGTGGAAGCAACTCACCAAGGAAATCGAGCGGATTTGGCGCGCGGACCGGAGGCGCGTTTTCATCAAGTGGCACAAGGGGCACAACAAGTTCAATCCGCACAACAAGACTGCCGACGTGCTGGCCAAACGCGAGGCGAAGACGGACGCTCCGAAGCGACATCTTCAGCCAGTAAACACCGCCCGGAAACTCAGTCCGAAGTCCACCGAAGTCGGCAGCGTGAAGATGGAGGGACAGGTCCTCACGATTCGCATAATCGGGCACGAGTACCTGAAGGAGCAGCGTGCGTACAAGTACCGATACGAAGTGATGAATTCAGACAGCGGCTACCACCAGAACGTTGACTTCATTTACAGCGACGAGCAGATGAGCCGCCATCACTGGTACTCGGTTCGCGTCAACACGACGACAGACAATCCGTGGGTCGAAGAACTGCTAGATGAAGTCGACCCGACCGCGACACCAGAAATCTCGGCCGACTAG
- a CDS encoding restriction endonuclease, protein MNPTAFEEFCFELLNEIDGFKNVDWRKGTPKDASPADGGRDIVAETEVVEIDGATHTETWFIDCKHYSTGVSPSAIQGLLTWASAERPDVALIVASGYLSNPCKDYIALYTEENRPPFRIKFWERPHLDRLTRDKEDFLSRFLFSGNRSDSEILAAEGKLFDRIWYERKLDLLEKHKTGERVLSEDHLKAVRDTMVAVMSQYSDVAPIKDDFEWGMMNGKLSALRWVLGDEWDNLDT, encoded by the coding sequence ATGAATCCAACCGCGTTTGAGGAGTTCTGTTTCGAATTGCTCAATGAGATCGACGGATTCAAGAACGTGGATTGGCGGAAGGGGACTCCGAAGGATGCGAGCCCGGCAGACGGCGGCCGCGACATCGTTGCTGAAACGGAAGTCGTGGAGATCGACGGTGCAACTCATACCGAGACTTGGTTCATTGATTGCAAGCACTACTCGACCGGCGTTTCTCCTAGTGCGATTCAAGGCCTCTTGACCTGGGCGTCAGCGGAGCGCCCCGACGTCGCGCTGATCGTCGCGTCCGGCTACCTCTCGAACCCATGCAAGGACTACATAGCCCTATACACAGAAGAAAATCGTCCGCCGTTCAGGATCAAGTTTTGGGAGAGGCCGCACCTCGACCGCTTGACGCGCGACAAGGAAGATTTCCTAAGCCGGTTCCTATTCAGTGGCAACCGGAGTGACAGCGAAATCCTCGCGGCCGAGGGAAAGTTGTTTGACCGCATTTGGTACGAACGGAAGCTCGATCTCCTTGAGAAGCACAAGACTGGCGAAAGGGTTCTCTCGGAGGACCACCTGAAGGCGGTCAGGGACACGATGGTCGCGGTGATGTCTCAGTATTCAGACGTTGCCCCAATCAAAGACGATTTCGAATGGGGGATGATGAACGGCAAGCTCTCCGCGCTGCGGTGGGTCCTCGGGGACGAGTGGGACAACCTCGACACCTGA
- a CDS encoding IS3 family transposase, whose amino-acid sequence MNHLVDSRGLSTRRACQLVGQPTSTHYYRPSPALECRRAKLGARIHQLAEDHACAGYRTVHAHLRLEGERVNHKAVERVWRQDGLAQRKPPVKRRVPGDHSPSSVIPQVTAKNEVWGVDFVHDSLEDNRPFRIFTALDQHTRQCVALDPAFRIGHQGVINYLTIAIREHGRPKAIRMDNGPELIASGMQEWLAAMGIEAQYIKPGSPWQNGFTESFNGTFRHELLDRELFTSITHATARSRWFKNYYNQSRPHSGLRGLPPDQFHRGSSTQHESVRAAGMTRRQSIAL is encoded by the coding sequence GTGAATCATCTCGTCGATTCACGCGGACTCTCGACGCGGCGGGCTTGCCAGTTGGTCGGCCAGCCGACCTCGACCCACTACTACAGGCCGTCCCCCGCGCTCGAATGCAGGCGCGCGAAGCTCGGCGCGCGGATCCATCAGCTCGCCGAAGATCACGCCTGCGCCGGCTACCGAACCGTCCACGCGCACCTGCGGCTAGAAGGAGAGCGCGTAAACCACAAGGCCGTAGAGCGTGTGTGGCGCCAGGACGGTCTTGCTCAGCGCAAGCCACCAGTCAAGCGCAGAGTCCCAGGCGACCACTCGCCCTCATCGGTCATCCCGCAGGTCACGGCCAAGAACGAGGTCTGGGGCGTTGACTTCGTCCACGACTCGCTCGAAGACAATCGACCGTTTCGCATCTTCACCGCGCTCGATCAGCACACGCGTCAGTGTGTTGCGCTGGACCCCGCATTCCGGATCGGACACCAGGGCGTGATCAACTACCTGACGATCGCCATCCGGGAGCACGGCAGACCGAAGGCAATCCGCATGGACAACGGACCCGAGCTGATCGCCAGCGGCATGCAGGAATGGCTTGCCGCGATGGGCATCGAGGCGCAATACATCAAACCGGGGTCGCCTTGGCAGAACGGGTTCACCGAGAGCTTCAACGGCACGTTCAGGCATGAGCTGCTTGACCGCGAACTCTTTACAAGCATCACGCACGCAACCGCGCGTTCGCGCTGGTTCAAGAACTACTACAACCAGTCGCGGCCACACAGCGGCCTGAGAGGATTGCCGCCCGATCAGTTTCACCGAGGCAGCTCAACGCAGCATGAGTCAGTTCGAGCTGCTGGAATGACACGACGACAATCAATCGCTCTCTAA
- a CDS encoding AAA family ATPase, translated as MDLSVSRHNSGSSILSAALEWAERGFEVLPLHSINDAGKCTCGKPGCPSPGKHPRTRHGYRDASRDRETIETWFSDSKQSNIGVVPGSGGCVVVDIDPRNIPTDDLRDWIDERTASLASAPMVLTGNYDDDRGRHYWFDSSGVEDIGSGQIGPGIEWKSSRGYVLVPPSNHASGTQYELSRGSFESIPGMPEWLETAVTGPSSHVSNEARDSGVLTGLPISSFTLRAIESGLIEPKANQTQRESAVGVARNLREAGTQYELAVVLVRQALLHPDASLRPDDPWTDRDVRSIVDSVFAESAPDFIDHVEASSDRFKVQSLADAAATAESPTKWLVRDLLAGAEKAILAAPPKAKKTFLALHLARCVATGEPFLEQDVWPVDDPGAVLFVQEEHAPQQWAKRLVKVFEGAMDAPFYFMHRANIALTEDSHVSALIKRATEVEARLIVIDPWQRVTPGVNENDAGDTESSWRAIHRIAEQTGAVVLVIHHANKGDGELGMDMIRGSSRMAGEVDLILVGRKLGNGIELFVDGRDIENAILGTIEIAHDPDSPHRMRQAGIRIKAEPRNRTRSSLETVLRGADRPLTTSEVTAQVTEHQGKQATRQNVETHLKRLTGEGLVSKETRQDGRGTAEWKWTAE; from the coding sequence ATGGATTTGTCCGTTTCACGTCACAATTCAGGTAGCTCGATCCTGTCGGCCGCGCTCGAATGGGCGGAACGTGGTTTCGAGGTACTGCCGCTTCATTCGATCAACGACGCGGGAAAATGCACCTGCGGAAAACCCGGCTGCCCTTCGCCGGGGAAGCATCCACGCACAAGGCACGGTTACCGCGACGCTTCTCGGGACCGCGAAACCATTGAGACATGGTTTTCGGATTCGAAGCAATCAAACATCGGGGTAGTCCCGGGTTCCGGTGGTTGTGTCGTTGTTGACATCGATCCGAGGAACATCCCGACTGATGATCTTCGAGACTGGATTGACGAGCGCACAGCATCGCTCGCATCTGCGCCGATGGTGCTGACCGGCAACTATGACGATGATCGAGGCCGTCACTACTGGTTCGATTCGAGCGGCGTGGAAGACATCGGCTCCGGGCAGATCGGTCCCGGCATCGAATGGAAAAGTTCCCGTGGTTACGTTTTGGTCCCGCCGTCGAATCACGCGAGCGGGACGCAGTACGAACTGTCGCGGGGATCGTTCGAATCGATCCCTGGAATGCCCGAATGGCTCGAAACTGCGGTCACCGGTCCATCGTCGCACGTTTCGAATGAAGCCCGGGACAGCGGGGTACTCACCGGCCTTCCAATAAGCAGCTTCACGCTCCGAGCGATTGAGTCAGGGCTGATCGAGCCGAAAGCCAACCAAACGCAACGCGAGAGTGCCGTAGGCGTCGCTCGAAACCTCCGTGAGGCCGGAACACAGTACGAACTCGCGGTGGTCCTAGTCAGGCAAGCGCTGCTTCACCCTGACGCGTCGCTGCGGCCGGATGACCCGTGGACAGACCGAGACGTGCGTTCGATTGTTGATTCGGTGTTCGCTGAGTCCGCACCCGATTTCATCGATCACGTTGAGGCCAGTAGCGATCGATTCAAGGTCCAGTCTCTCGCGGATGCTGCGGCAACGGCGGAAAGCCCGACGAAATGGCTTGTGCGCGATCTGCTCGCCGGTGCCGAGAAAGCGATTCTGGCTGCGCCTCCGAAAGCAAAGAAGACTTTCTTGGCGTTGCACCTCGCGCGCTGTGTTGCGACCGGCGAACCGTTCCTGGAGCAGGACGTATGGCCTGTCGATGATCCGGGGGCCGTTCTGTTCGTGCAAGAAGAACACGCGCCGCAGCAGTGGGCAAAGCGGCTCGTCAAGGTGTTCGAAGGCGCGATGGACGCGCCGTTCTACTTCATGCATCGCGCGAACATTGCTCTGACCGAGGACTCGCACGTCAGCGCGCTGATCAAACGTGCAACTGAGGTCGAAGCGCGCCTGATCGTGATTGACCCGTGGCAGAGAGTCACGCCGGGAGTCAACGAAAACGACGCAGGCGACACCGAGTCTTCGTGGCGCGCGATTCACCGAATTGCAGAACAGACCGGTGCCGTCGTGCTTGTTATCCACCACGCAAACAAAGGCGATGGTGAACTGGGGATGGACATGATCCGCGGATCGTCGCGAATGGCCGGAGAGGTCGACCTGATTCTCGTTGGCCGAAAACTCGGAAACGGAATCGAGCTGTTCGTTGACGGACGCGACATCGAAAACGCGATCCTCGGCACCATCGAGATCGCTCACGATCCAGACAGTCCGCATCGCATGAGGCAGGCAGGCATTCGGATCAAGGCCGAGCCTCGAAATCGCACTCGCTCGTCGTTAGAAACGGTTCTGCGCGGCGCAGATCGCCCGTTGACAACCTCCGAAGTCACGGCGCAGGTGACGGAGCATCAGGGCAAGCAGGCAACGCGCCAAAACGTCGAAACTCATCTGAAACGGCTCACGGGCGAAGGACTCGTCAGCAAGGAAACTCGCCAAGACGGGCGTGGAACGGCCGAGTGGAAATGGACGGCCGAGTAA
- a CDS encoding transposase: MKSKHRKPEQILRHLRDVDTLTADGKTTEAACRDLGIAVQTYYSWKKKYGQMSSDELVRLKNLELENQRLKKIMADKDLQIDVLKEAAEGNWLARGDGDIS; this comes from the coding sequence ATGAAAAGCAAACACCGCAAGCCCGAGCAGATACTTCGGCATCTGCGCGATGTCGACACGCTGACGGCCGACGGCAAGACCACCGAAGCCGCCTGCCGCGACCTTGGCATCGCTGTCCAGACCTACTACTCCTGGAAAAAGAAGTACGGGCAGATGAGCTCCGATGAACTCGTGCGCCTCAAGAACCTTGAGCTCGAGAATCAGCGCTTGAAGAAGATCATGGCCGACAAGGACTTGCAGATCGACGTCCTGAAAGAAGCGGCCGAGGGAAACTGGCTTGCCCGCGGCGACGGAGACATTTCGTGA
- a CDS encoding c-type cytochrome: protein MHSKNGRPTKSFLPLASVALLAFSAFVFSACTTASPANTWVKPNQNLQNTRYVGGRITTKTIATVGVGWTADIETKAGFGSAAPSPYITANNVFVQTRSGGIRALDVNTGNPAAGATIAANVVLRPTWVSRLKAGALRKIKSPVSPILTRGKGDAEIIIGAAGSTVSAVSTEKADARWTSTIKAIGDTTPKVISNMAVAHGNVYVPVANVPKDFAALDGERLQSKLQGKSSNSGQIVAFSTDGGGVSWTKKLASVPLGAATVVNNIVFTSTLDGHVYGFDAGNGDTVFESKLPAGAVSPIAAYDGTLIVPASLVTRKGQKAQVVAFTIGGLGVVGGAEAPKIKEQAVRKVAEQAAGAKPSGKAAAGGANGAALFTQSCAGCHTLKAANATGAVGPNLDTLGVDAATIQKQVENGGNGMPAFNGTLSPEEIKALAEYVATATG, encoded by the coding sequence ATGCACTCAAAAAACGGCCGTCCGACCAAGTCCTTTCTCCCGCTCGCCTCCGTCGCGCTGCTCGCTTTCTCGGCGTTCGTCTTCAGCGCGTGCACGACGGCATCGCCGGCGAACACTTGGGTCAAGCCCAACCAGAACTTGCAGAACACGCGCTACGTCGGTGGTCGAATCACGACCAAGACGATCGCTACGGTCGGCGTCGGCTGGACCGCTGACATCGAGACGAAGGCCGGCTTTGGCAGCGCAGCGCCGTCGCCGTACATCACGGCCAACAACGTTTTCGTTCAGACCCGATCGGGCGGGATCCGTGCGCTCGACGTGAACACCGGCAACCCGGCCGCTGGCGCGACGATCGCTGCCAACGTTGTCCTGCGACCGACTTGGGTCTCACGCTTGAAGGCAGGCGCACTGCGCAAGATCAAGTCGCCGGTCTCGCCGATTCTCACCAGGGGCAAGGGCGACGCCGAGATCATCATCGGTGCTGCTGGCTCAACGGTCTCGGCCGTCAGCACAGAAAAAGCCGACGCCCGGTGGACCTCGACGATCAAGGCGATCGGTGACACCACGCCAAAGGTGATCTCGAATATGGCCGTTGCGCATGGCAACGTTTACGTCCCGGTCGCGAACGTGCCGAAGGATTTCGCGGCGCTTGATGGTGAGCGGTTGCAGAGCAAACTCCAGGGAAAATCGAGCAACAGCGGTCAGATCGTCGCATTCAGCACTGACGGTGGCGGAGTGAGTTGGACCAAGAAGCTCGCCTCGGTGCCGCTCGGCGCCGCAACGGTCGTCAACAACATCGTGTTCACCAGCACGCTCGACGGTCACGTCTATGGCTTTGATGCCGGCAACGGCGACACCGTGTTCGAGTCGAAGCTTCCGGCCGGCGCGGTATCGCCGATCGCGGCGTATGACGGCACGTTGATCGTTCCGGCCAGTCTCGTCACCCGCAAGGGTCAGAAGGCGCAAGTCGTTGCCTTCACGATCGGCGGGCTGGGCGTGGTCGGCGGCGCCGAGGCGCCGAAGATCAAAGAGCAGGCGGTACGGAAGGTCGCCGAGCAGGCTGCGGGCGCGAAGCCGTCAGGCAAAGCTGCCGCTGGCGGCGCGAATGGTGCTGCACTGTTCACTCAGAGTTGCGCCGGCTGCCATACGCTGAAGGCCGCGAATGCGACCGGAGCCGTCGGCCCGAACCTCGACACGCTCGGAGTTGACGCGGCCACTATCCAGAAGCAGGTCGAAAATGGCGGCAACGGTATGCCGGCATTCAACGGCACCCTTTCGCCCGAAGAGATCAAGGCGCTCGCCGAGTACGTCGCCACGGCGACCGGCTAA
- a CDS encoding helix-turn-helix transcriptional regulator: MARRDNLQRFGENLRKARKQRGWTQEDLADAADLAPVQISRIERGVREIRLTTLIRLTVALKVPADDLLRGVKG, from the coding sequence GTGGCAAGGCGCGACAACCTACAACGCTTTGGGGAGAATCTGCGGAAAGCGCGGAAGCAGCGCGGCTGGACGCAGGAAGACCTCGCCGACGCTGCCGATCTCGCGCCGGTTCAGATCTCCCGAATCGAGCGCGGAGTTCGAGAGATTCGGTTGACAACGCTGATCCGACTGACCGTTGCGCTGAAAGTTCCAGCCGACGATTTGCTTCGCGGCGTCAAGGGATGA